A portion of the Echeneis naucrates chromosome 5, fEcheNa1.1, whole genome shotgun sequence genome contains these proteins:
- the prickle2b gene encoding prickle-like protein 2b isoform X2, with the protein MPVEMEKTVTKLMYDFQRNSTSDDDSGCALEEYAWVPPGLKPEQVHQYYSSLPEDKVPYVNSPGEKYRIKQLLHQLPPHDNEVRYCNSLDDEEKRELKLFSNQRKRENLGRGNVRPFPVTMTGAICEQCGGQINGGDIAVFASRAGHSVCWHPACFVCSMCNELLVDLIYFYQDGKIYCGRHHAERLKPRCTACDEIIFADECTEAEGRHWHMKHFCCFECETVLGGQRYIMKEGRPYCCSCFESLYAEYCDSCGEHIGIDQGQMTYDGQHWHATEGCFCCARCKRSLLGRPFLPKQGQIFCSRSCSLGEEPNGSDSSDSAFQSARSTRESRRSSKTGKSGGGGGGVQVERFSGEVDPLSLQMDLLSLSSQTHSLTREPPAWQNQEQTADSYNYESLSDQTANPTPLQLLSQCNVRTAYNPACSEQSSQQHDHRIKENIVLKRPPITAMKGQSLNETWFQQQPPEEYYPPKLRTQKSFTEMPHCYQYHNGFSSDKRSISLHGFQRDRDRDVGPPAATPVARSRNPINALNFPEQLTPLEQTPRGSMESLALSNGTDGGGKRQEHLSHFSMPDLSKDSGMNVSEKSNMGTLNSSVQFRSSDSIHSLTASQPYMEMDPPRPTQYKMQYCDPPGMGGAMGITHLPPGFTFQEEDRVSLVSSANAARLPPISERRAGSVGGGGSGRGASIRLDAPEETSQRRRHHHHRSRRSRRSRSENALHLVAERRARPQERPQLCVREDYDRFPPPRSARDQFGVTRGGGKYQPQLFRQCPRTTSDLTLQNPGASRRTGLNQYSWDDYDDDDWCSTCSSSSDSEDEGYFLGEPIPRPIQLRYLSNQELVHKYNNIGMGGPNRSGQLHTHKRRKSKNCIIS; encoded by the exons ATGCCTGTAGAGATGGAGAAGACGGTCACCAAGCTGATGTACGACTTCCAGAGGAACTCCACCTCAGATGACGACTCTGGCTGCGCCCTGGAGGAGTACGCCTGGGTGCCACCAGGACTCAAACCTGAACAG GTTCATCAGTACTACAGCTCCCTGCCTGAGGACAAGGTGCCCTATGTGAACAGCCCAGGAGAGAAATACCGCATCAAACAGCTGCTCCATCAGCTCCCGCCCCACGACAATGAG gtccGCTACTGCAATAGCCTGGATGATGAAGAGAAGCGAGAGCTGAAGCTCTTCAGCAACCAGCGTAAACGGGAGAACCTTGGTCGTGGCAATGTCCGCCCGTTCCCCGTGACGATGACCGGAGCAATTTGTGAGCAG TGCGGAGGCCAGATAAATGGTGGGGATATTGCCGTGTTTGCATCACGGGCGGGTCACAGTGTGTGTTGGCACCCTGCCTGCTTTGTGTGCAGCATGTGCAACGAACTCCTGGTGGACCTCATCTACTTTTACCAAGATGGGAAGATCTACTGTGGCCGACACCACGCAGAGAGGCTGAAGCCCCGTTGCACTGCCTGCGATGAG ATCATCTTTGCGGATGAGTGCACTGAGGCAGAGGGGCGTCACTGGCACATGAAGCACTTCTGCTGCTTCGAGTGTGAGACTGTGCTCGGGGGCCAGCGCTATATCATGAAGGAGGGGCGGCCAtactgctgctcctgcttcGAGTCGCTCTATGCAGAGTACTGTGACTCCTGTGGGGAACATATTG GCATCGATCAAGGCCAGATGACATATGATGGGCAGCACTGGCACGCCACTGAAGGCTGCTTCTGCTGCGCCCGCTGTAAACGCTCCCTACTGGGTCGTCCCTTCTTGCCCAAGCAGGGACAAATCTTCTGCTCACGCTCCTGCAGTCTAGGGGAGGAGCCAAATGGCTCAGACTCCTCAGATTCAGCCTTTCAGAGTGCTCGCTCCACCAGAGAGTCCAGACGCAGCTCAAAGACGGGCAAGAGcggaggagggggtggtggaGTGCAGGTGGAGAGATTTTCAGGCGAGGTGGACCCGCTGTCTTTACAAATGGATCTTCTGAGTCTCTCCAGCCAAACACATAGTTTGACTCGTGAGCCACCTGCCTGGCAGAACCaggaacaaacagctgacagttaTAATTATGAGTCCCTTTCAGACCAAACTGCCAACCCCACACCTCTCCAGCTTCTCAGCCAGTGCAACGTCAGGACTGCCTATAACCCTGCCTGTTCCGAACAGAGCAGTCAACAGCACGATCACAGAATCAAGGAGAACATAGTGTTAAAGAGGCCCCCCATCACAGCCATGAAGGGTCAGTCTCTGAATGAAACGTGGTTCCAGCAGCAACCTCCAGAGGAGTACTATCCACCCAAGCTGAGGACCCAAAAGAGCTTCACAGAGATGCCTCATTGCTATCAGTATCACAACGGTTTCTCCTCTGACAAGCGCTCCATCAGTTTGCACGGCTTTCAgagggacagggacagagatGTGGGGCCACCAGCGGCGACACCGGTGGCGAGAAGCAGAAATCCGATCAATGCACTTAACTTCCCAGAGCAACTGACCCCTCTAGAGCAGACTCCAAGAGGATCCATGGAGTCCCTGGCCCTGTCTAACGGTACAG atggaggaggaaagcGTCAGGAGCACCTTTCTCATTTCTCCATGCCCGACCTAAGCAAAGACTCTGGAATGAACGTGTCAGAGAAAAGCAACATGGGCACCCTCAACTCCTCGGTGCAGTTTCGAAGCTCTGACTCTATTCACAGCCTCACTGCCAGTCAGCCCTACATGGAAATGGATCCCCCCAGGCCCACCCAGTACAAGATGCAGTACTGTGACCCTCCTGGAATGGGTGGGGCTATGGGCATCACCCATTTACCACCTGGCTTCACCTTCCAGGAGGAGGATCGGGTGAGTTTAGTGAGTAGCGCCAACGCTGCCCGCTTGCCACCCATCAGTGAACGCAGGGCGGGCAGTGTTGGTGGAGGAGGCAGTGGCAGGGGAGCAAGTATTCGGCTAGATGCCCCGGAGGAGACTTCGCAGAGGCGCCGGCACCATCACCATCGCTCCCGGCGATCCCGTCGTTCTCGTTCAGAAAATGCTCTCCACTTGGTGGCAGAGCGAAGGGCAAGGCCTCAAGAAAGACCACAGTTGTGTGTCCGTGAGGATTACGACCGTTTCCCGCCACCAAGGAGTGCCAGGGACCAATTTGGAGTTACAAGAGGAGGGGGAAAATACCAGCCCCAACTCTTCAGGCAGTGTCCCAGGACCACTTCAGACCTGACGTTGCAGAACCCCGGGGCCAGCCGACGCACTGGCTTGAACCAGTACTCCTGGGACGATTATGACGATGACGATTGGTGCTCCACCTGCTCTTCATCCTCCGATTCGGAGGATGAAGGTTACTTTCTTGGTGAGCCAATCCCCAGACCCATCCAGCTGCGCTACCTCAGCAACCAGGAGCTTGTCCATAAGTACAACAACATAGGGATGGGTGGACCCAACCGCAGCGGGCAGTTGCACACCCACAAACGCAGAAAAAGCAAGAACTGCATCATCTCCTAA
- the prickle2b gene encoding prickle-like protein 2b isoform X1: MFGRGSRRNSSRSLSAADEPQRGQPCITCGEQCPGFALHKWRKICVHCKCRREEHAVPAMPVEMEKTVTKLMYDFQRNSTSDDDSGCALEEYAWVPPGLKPEQVHQYYSSLPEDKVPYVNSPGEKYRIKQLLHQLPPHDNEVRYCNSLDDEEKRELKLFSNQRKRENLGRGNVRPFPVTMTGAICEQCGGQINGGDIAVFASRAGHSVCWHPACFVCSMCNELLVDLIYFYQDGKIYCGRHHAERLKPRCTACDEIIFADECTEAEGRHWHMKHFCCFECETVLGGQRYIMKEGRPYCCSCFESLYAEYCDSCGEHIGIDQGQMTYDGQHWHATEGCFCCARCKRSLLGRPFLPKQGQIFCSRSCSLGEEPNGSDSSDSAFQSARSTRESRRSSKTGKSGGGGGGVQVERFSGEVDPLSLQMDLLSLSSQTHSLTREPPAWQNQEQTADSYNYESLSDQTANPTPLQLLSQCNVRTAYNPACSEQSSQQHDHRIKENIVLKRPPITAMKGQSLNETWFQQQPPEEYYPPKLRTQKSFTEMPHCYQYHNGFSSDKRSISLHGFQRDRDRDVGPPAATPVARSRNPINALNFPEQLTPLEQTPRGSMESLALSNGTDGGGKRQEHLSHFSMPDLSKDSGMNVSEKSNMGTLNSSVQFRSSDSIHSLTASQPYMEMDPPRPTQYKMQYCDPPGMGGAMGITHLPPGFTFQEEDRVSLVSSANAARLPPISERRAGSVGGGGSGRGASIRLDAPEETSQRRRHHHHRSRRSRRSRSENALHLVAERRARPQERPQLCVREDYDRFPPPRSARDQFGVTRGGGKYQPQLFRQCPRTTSDLTLQNPGASRRTGLNQYSWDDYDDDDWCSTCSSSSDSEDEGYFLGEPIPRPIQLRYLSNQELVHKYNNIGMGGPNRSGQLHTHKRRKSKNCIIS; encoded by the exons GAAGATCTGTGTGCACTGTAAGTGTCGTCGGGAGGAGCATGCAGTGCCAGCCATGCCTGTAGAGATGGAGAAGACGGTCACCAAGCTGATGTACGACTTCCAGAGGAACTCCACCTCAGATGACGACTCTGGCTGCGCCCTGGAGGAGTACGCCTGGGTGCCACCAGGACTCAAACCTGAACAG GTTCATCAGTACTACAGCTCCCTGCCTGAGGACAAGGTGCCCTATGTGAACAGCCCAGGAGAGAAATACCGCATCAAACAGCTGCTCCATCAGCTCCCGCCCCACGACAATGAG gtccGCTACTGCAATAGCCTGGATGATGAAGAGAAGCGAGAGCTGAAGCTCTTCAGCAACCAGCGTAAACGGGAGAACCTTGGTCGTGGCAATGTCCGCCCGTTCCCCGTGACGATGACCGGAGCAATTTGTGAGCAG TGCGGAGGCCAGATAAATGGTGGGGATATTGCCGTGTTTGCATCACGGGCGGGTCACAGTGTGTGTTGGCACCCTGCCTGCTTTGTGTGCAGCATGTGCAACGAACTCCTGGTGGACCTCATCTACTTTTACCAAGATGGGAAGATCTACTGTGGCCGACACCACGCAGAGAGGCTGAAGCCCCGTTGCACTGCCTGCGATGAG ATCATCTTTGCGGATGAGTGCACTGAGGCAGAGGGGCGTCACTGGCACATGAAGCACTTCTGCTGCTTCGAGTGTGAGACTGTGCTCGGGGGCCAGCGCTATATCATGAAGGAGGGGCGGCCAtactgctgctcctgcttcGAGTCGCTCTATGCAGAGTACTGTGACTCCTGTGGGGAACATATTG GCATCGATCAAGGCCAGATGACATATGATGGGCAGCACTGGCACGCCACTGAAGGCTGCTTCTGCTGCGCCCGCTGTAAACGCTCCCTACTGGGTCGTCCCTTCTTGCCCAAGCAGGGACAAATCTTCTGCTCACGCTCCTGCAGTCTAGGGGAGGAGCCAAATGGCTCAGACTCCTCAGATTCAGCCTTTCAGAGTGCTCGCTCCACCAGAGAGTCCAGACGCAGCTCAAAGACGGGCAAGAGcggaggagggggtggtggaGTGCAGGTGGAGAGATTTTCAGGCGAGGTGGACCCGCTGTCTTTACAAATGGATCTTCTGAGTCTCTCCAGCCAAACACATAGTTTGACTCGTGAGCCACCTGCCTGGCAGAACCaggaacaaacagctgacagttaTAATTATGAGTCCCTTTCAGACCAAACTGCCAACCCCACACCTCTCCAGCTTCTCAGCCAGTGCAACGTCAGGACTGCCTATAACCCTGCCTGTTCCGAACAGAGCAGTCAACAGCACGATCACAGAATCAAGGAGAACATAGTGTTAAAGAGGCCCCCCATCACAGCCATGAAGGGTCAGTCTCTGAATGAAACGTGGTTCCAGCAGCAACCTCCAGAGGAGTACTATCCACCCAAGCTGAGGACCCAAAAGAGCTTCACAGAGATGCCTCATTGCTATCAGTATCACAACGGTTTCTCCTCTGACAAGCGCTCCATCAGTTTGCACGGCTTTCAgagggacagggacagagatGTGGGGCCACCAGCGGCGACACCGGTGGCGAGAAGCAGAAATCCGATCAATGCACTTAACTTCCCAGAGCAACTGACCCCTCTAGAGCAGACTCCAAGAGGATCCATGGAGTCCCTGGCCCTGTCTAACGGTACAG atggaggaggaaagcGTCAGGAGCACCTTTCTCATTTCTCCATGCCCGACCTAAGCAAAGACTCTGGAATGAACGTGTCAGAGAAAAGCAACATGGGCACCCTCAACTCCTCGGTGCAGTTTCGAAGCTCTGACTCTATTCACAGCCTCACTGCCAGTCAGCCCTACATGGAAATGGATCCCCCCAGGCCCACCCAGTACAAGATGCAGTACTGTGACCCTCCTGGAATGGGTGGGGCTATGGGCATCACCCATTTACCACCTGGCTTCACCTTCCAGGAGGAGGATCGGGTGAGTTTAGTGAGTAGCGCCAACGCTGCCCGCTTGCCACCCATCAGTGAACGCAGGGCGGGCAGTGTTGGTGGAGGAGGCAGTGGCAGGGGAGCAAGTATTCGGCTAGATGCCCCGGAGGAGACTTCGCAGAGGCGCCGGCACCATCACCATCGCTCCCGGCGATCCCGTCGTTCTCGTTCAGAAAATGCTCTCCACTTGGTGGCAGAGCGAAGGGCAAGGCCTCAAGAAAGACCACAGTTGTGTGTCCGTGAGGATTACGACCGTTTCCCGCCACCAAGGAGTGCCAGGGACCAATTTGGAGTTACAAGAGGAGGGGGAAAATACCAGCCCCAACTCTTCAGGCAGTGTCCCAGGACCACTTCAGACCTGACGTTGCAGAACCCCGGGGCCAGCCGACGCACTGGCTTGAACCAGTACTCCTGGGACGATTATGACGATGACGATTGGTGCTCCACCTGCTCTTCATCCTCCGATTCGGAGGATGAAGGTTACTTTCTTGGTGAGCCAATCCCCAGACCCATCCAGCTGCGCTACCTCAGCAACCAGGAGCTTGTCCATAAGTACAACAACATAGGGATGGGTGGACCCAACCGCAGCGGGCAGTTGCACACCCACAAACGCAGAAAAAGCAAGAACTGCATCATCTCCTAA